A single Bifidobacterium asteroides DNA region contains:
- a CDS encoding VanZ family protein, with product MLSTYLDYFSGSFGISLVFWPLASLILTLPILALIYNRYHRLRLTAAMAAYLTVLYLLALVFFTLWPMPDDRAAFCATHHLTPQLNPLQFLTDLSTGGRMAMLQILLNVAFFLPLGFIMGRVFRWRFILALPVAFLVSLFIETAQLTGVFGIVGCAYRLFDVDDLIWNTSGALIGYLVAMAANKLVPTRQADAAQLVTNPGFIHRAVSLALDLLLATILSLSLGMGVTYAVHRLGTYQLDGHYRFGGLLIAPSALDVFGTVVDLAMLLIFELLIPLPRRGRTLGATFTHMTVETKQRHGWSRFLFYLFRTAVILAVFGPWTGKVQTATRILALLLLVFYLIKRQMPYDLLPGTAYREDPAAQESLDSRRG from the coding sequence GTGCTCTCGACATACCTGGACTACTTCAGCGGCTCCTTCGGCATATCTCTGGTCTTTTGGCCCCTGGCCTCGTTGATCCTGACCCTGCCCATTCTTGCCCTGATCTACAACCGCTATCACCGGCTCCGGTTGACAGCAGCCATGGCGGCCTACCTGACCGTCTTATATCTGCTGGCCCTGGTCTTCTTCACCCTCTGGCCCATGCCCGACGACCGTGCCGCCTTCTGCGCCACCCATCATCTGACCCCCCAGCTCAACCCCCTGCAGTTCCTGACCGACCTGAGCACAGGCGGTCGGATGGCCATGTTGCAGATTCTGCTCAATGTGGCCTTCTTCCTGCCCCTGGGCTTCATCATGGGGCGGGTCTTCCGCTGGCGCTTCATCCTGGCCTTGCCGGTTGCCTTCCTGGTCTCCCTCTTCATCGAAACGGCCCAACTGACCGGGGTGTTCGGCATCGTGGGCTGCGCCTACCGTCTCTTCGACGTGGACGACCTGATCTGGAACACTTCAGGCGCTCTGATCGGCTACCTGGTGGCCATGGCGGCCAACAAGCTCGTTCCCACCCGTCAGGCTGACGCTGCCCAGCTGGTCACCAACCCCGGGTTCATACACCGTGCCGTCTCCCTGGCTCTGGATCTGCTTCTGGCCACCATCCTGTCCCTGTCTCTGGGGATGGGCGTGACCTATGCGGTCCATCGCCTGGGCACCTATCAGCTGGATGGTCACTACCGCTTTGGCGGATTGCTGATCGCCCCATCCGCTCTGGATGTGTTCGGGACCGTGGTGGATCTGGCCATGCTGCTGATCTTTGAACTGCTCATCCCCCTGCCCCGCCGGGGACGGACGCTGGGCGCCACCTTCACCCACATGACCGTCGAAACCAAGCAGCGGCATGGCTGGTCCCGCTTCCTCTTCTATCTGTTCCGGACCGCAGTCATCCTGGCCGTCTTCGGCCCCTGGACCGGCAAGGTTCAGACTGCGACGCGCATCCTGGCCCTGCTCCTGCTGGTCTTCTACCTGATCAAGCGGCAGATGCCCTACGACCTCTTGCCCGGAACAGCCTACCGGGAGGATCCGGCTGCTCAGGAATCCCTCGACAGCCGGCGGGGGTGA